GCAGCACCTGATGAGGAATCAACGGGATACCGCTCTGGAGATCCTCCGGAGCGAGGGCTACGCCATACCGCGAACCCCGGAACCCGCCGAGACGCCCGGGACCTGGCTGGGCCACTGGGGTGGAGCATGGATGCCGGCCGATGTGCTCGCGGCCCTTCACACCGTGCCGGACGACACCGCGCAACGTGCGTGGTGTCAGGGAGCGAAGGAATCCCTGGACATCGCATGGGATATGCACCTCCTGTGGACCACCGACGTGTTCTGACCGGGCCCGCGCTCCGTCCATGACCACCGTGGCGGACCGTCGGCAGTCACCCTGCACCGAGGTGCCGAGTACCGGCCGCGGCCCGGTCCACCTCCGGCCTGACTACCCAACACGGCCCGGGCGAGGATGTACGGCAGCACCAGAAGATGCGCCCGCGAGGTTGCGCCAGCGCGGCATCCGCCACCGCATCGCCCGCAGGGGAATCAAGTCCTCGCAGCGACTCGGACACCACCGCTGGACCATGGAACGACCACGGCCTGGCTCGCCGGCTACCGCCGGACTCCACCGCCGCGACGAACGCAAGGCCGAACGCTTCCTCGCCTTCACCAGCCCGGCCCTCACCCTCATCCGCTACCGCAGACTCGCCAAATGAGATGACCTCTTTAGTGAACAACCCAGTTTAGAAACCCTCTTAAGACCCCGTTTAGGACCCCCTCCTATCCTGCACACACCCCCACACAACCAAAACAAACCCAACCCCACACCCACCACCCACCACCCCCTGCACCTGCACCCGCACCCGCACCCGCACCCGCACCCGAAGGAGACGCCACATGCACCAACCCAACGCCATCCTCAAAGGCGGACCCACCTTCCAACTCACCGACGAAGACCGCATCCGCTTCATCGCCGACACCACCACCAAAGTCAAAATACTCAAAGGCAACCGCTACGAACACTTCGAACCCACCCACACCACCATCACCACCGACAACAACCAACTCCACGTCTACACCTGGACCGGCTACACCTACGTCGCCGAATAACCCCCACCCCCGCACACAACAACCCCAGCCCACCACCACTCCCCGACCACCGAAACAACAGACCCACCCACAACCCCCTGACCACGCTCCTCGAAATCGGCTCAGTCGGCAGTTCCGAACAGCTGGTCGGGGGTGGCTCAAAAATGCTGTCGGCCCGTCACATCAAGGCCACCGCGTGCTGGTTGACTGTCCCTGTGAATGACCTGATGTACGTAGAGAGCCTTGTCGAAGTCGACCAGGCCGGTCTTCTCCACGATCGTGATGTGGTCCATGACGGTCTCGTTGGTCTTGTCCGCCAGGACACGGATCAGCGAGTTCTTCGTGGTGGTGCGGACGCTCGCGATCGTGG
The window above is part of the Streptomyces sp. NBC_00425 genome. Proteins encoded here:
- a CDS encoding DUF5988 family protein; this encodes MHQPNAILKGGPTFQLTDEDRIRFIADTTTKVKILKGNRYEHFEPTHTTITTDNNQLHVYTWTGYTYVAE